The genomic stretch CTAGGCTCATGGCCTTGTTGAGGATCACCGCTTCCAATGCGGCAAATCCGAACGGACCGAGTAGAAGGGGCAGACGGAATTCCGCACCGCCAAGTCCAATCAGGCCACCGAGGGCGCCGATAGCAGCCCCGCCGACGAACGCGGCTGACCGATTGCTGGAACGGTCCTTAAAGGCGGGATCGGCCATGGCGTTATGTTCTCCAAGGTATTGCGAGCCATGGCTTATTACCCCCTCTATCGGCATTCACCTGATGGAGATGTATCCAGGTGGGAGCGAAACGCCGGTTACGACTTAGCTTTCCTCTGAAGCGAAGCAGCTTTTGAAATCTATGCAATCTCGGCAAGTGGGCGCGAGACACAGCGACAAGCCTTCAGCCTTGCAGAGCTTACGGTAAAGATACCTCTTCCATCTCATGTTATCGGTGTTGCCAGCTGCCAGGGTGGGAAAATGGGTCGCAAGCAAGCGGCTGAGCTCGGACCGGTCATAAAGGCCAAGATCCTGCCAGAGATGGTCATGGCGCAAGGCGCGCCGGGCAACGATCTTGGCGAAGCGGGCGCTCGCGGGGTCGCCCGGCCGGGCATGCGAAAGCAACATACCTCGCACAAGTTCTTCCTCCACGCCAGGCTCGGCATCGCTTATCCCTTCCAAGGAGAAGGCGTCGATAAGGCCAACGGGAAAACTGTGAGTGAGGATATCCTGCAACTCGGCTCGCGAAAGGCCGGTCGCCTCCGTCGCCGTCGCCTGGCC from Sinorhizobium alkalisoli encodes the following:
- a CDS encoding nitrogen fixation protein NifQ, which encodes MLDRPQIRILWETGLSRGVRISYQSGRRRHSRPGMARQWLRMDAEMDFDQYVTACVLSRALEEIDVGQATATEATGLSRAELQDILTHSFPVGLIDAFSLEGISDAEPGVEEELVRGMLLSHARPGDPASARFAKIVARRALRHDHLWQDLGLYDRSELSRLLATHFPTLAAGNTDNMRWKRYLYRKLCKAEGLSLCLAPTCRDCIDFKSCFASEES